DNA from Desulforegula conservatrix Mb1Pa:
CCATGTTTTTTCAAGCATTAAGTCCGGGGATGTTGTTTTAACCCTTGGTGCCGGCAATGTATGGCGTCTTGGAGAAAGAATAATTTCCATGTCAGGAGATAATTAAGCTTGCATATTGATGACCAGAAAAAAAACGAGCTGAAGGGACTCTTTGCTGAAAAAATCAGCTTTGAAGACTCGCTTTCCGGGTTCACGTCAATGGGAGTCGGAGGACCGGCAGAAGCTCTTCTAATTCCATCTGAAACTGATGAAATAATAAAAGCTGTGCACTGGTGTTCATCAAACAAAATTGAATGGTGCATCATCGGAGGCGGAACAAATATCGTCATAAAAGACGAAGGAATAAATGGACTGGTAATAGCGATCACAAAAAAGCTCGGCGGATTTACCCATGAAAATATTGAAGGCGCATCCCGCATAAGGATCATGGCAGGTACGCCGCTATCCAAAGTATGCAGCTGGGCTGCCGAAAGAGGGCTGAAAGGCCTTGAATTTGCGGCCGGAATTCCAGGAACCTTCGGCGGCGCTGTAAAGATGAATGCAGGCACATCGGCAGGATGGATTTCGGATGTACTTGATAGCATCACGGTCATAACGGCTGACGGTGAAAAAAAATGCCTGTCAGGATCTGAGATAGAGTCATCCTACAGAAAACTCAGACTGAAAAATGTGACCGGGCCAGGAGATATCTGCGGATCAATCATAGTAGAAGCATCCATAATTCTGAAAAATGGCAGTGCTGACGAAATAAAGGCGAAAATAAAAAAAAGCATGGAGGAAAGAAAGGCCAAACAGCCACTTGGGTATAAAAACGCGGGGTGCATTTTCAGAAATCCTGAAAACAATCTTCCTGCCGGAAAGCTCATTGAACTGGCTGGTCTTAAGGGTGCCGAGTCAGGCGGAGCAAAGGTTTCCGAACTTCATGCAAATTTCATTATCAATACAGGAGAGGCATCAGCAGCTGATATTATTGCCCTCATTGACATGGTAAAAACAACTGTGAATGAAAAATTCTCAGTCACCCTTGAACCGGAGGTAATAGTTGCGGGATAGGGGGATTAAAAAAAACAGAAAAAATAAACCTCAAAAGCCTCCTAGAAAACCTTTATCTTTTGGTTTTATTTTTTCTATATTTAGGATAATGTCACTGGTCGGGTTCGTTCTTACTCTTTCAGCAGGCTTTGTTTTCTGTCACGACATTATTCTACAGCTGCCCTATTTCAATATTAAAAATATTGATGTAACAGGTATGTCAAGGATAACAAGAGACTTTATCCTTGAAAAAACAGAAATAAACTCCGGCAAAAATATCATGAGAGTGAATCCGGCAAAGGCAAAAAAAATCCTCGAATCAGAAACATGGATTGAGTCGGCCGAAGTCAGCATGAAAATGCCGGACACAGTCAATATAAATATTAAAGAAAGAGCAGCCACAGCTCTCATTGACTTTGACGATTTTTATATTGTTGACGCAAACGGGAAAGTTTTTAAAAAACTTGAAGACGGAGACCCGGATAATCTCCCGATCATCACAGGGCTTGCCTACCAGGATACAGTTGACGCAAACAGTCCAGGCAACGCCTTATGGAATACAGTTCAAGACGTACTTAAAAAAGGATCTGAAAAAGATGCTGTCATACCAGTAGGGCAGATAAAAAGGATTTCGGCAGACTATCAGATGGGAATAAATCTTTCCCTTAACAACGGCCCGCTTATCAAGCTTGGCAGCACAGACCTTGAAACAAAACTGGAAAGAATTTCAAGGATCATACACAATAAAAATAGCCGGATTGACTATTCAAAAATTGAATCGATAAATCTTCAGAATATAAATAGAATCATAGTGGGGTTTAAAAAAGAAACACCCGCCGAGGCAGAGGGAAAGGAGGTATAACGTGCAGCAGGGGCATGGCGAAATAATAGTTGGCCTAGACATAGGCACTACAAAAATCTGCGCTGTTGTCGGAGAAACCGCAGGAGATGAAATCAATATCATAGGTGTTGGTTCGCATCCTTCCATCGGTCTGAAAAAGGGCGTGGTTGTAAACATTGAATCCACAGTTGATTCCATAAAAAAAGCGGTGGAAGAGGCCGAACTCATGGCTGGCTGCGAAATTTCCTCGGTATATGCCGGAATCGCGGGCGGTCATATTACGGGCTTCAACAGCCACGGAATCATTGCCATCAAAGGCGAGGAAATTACGGAAAATGATGTGGCCAGAGTCATCGAAGCTGCAAGGGCTGTTGCCATTCCCATGGACAGGGAAGTAATTCATGTTCTGCCCCAGGAATACATAGTCGATGACCAGTCTGGCATCCAGAATCCTGTCGGAATGGCGGGCGTTCGCCTTGAAGCAAAAATCCATGTGGTGACGGGAGCCGTTGCATCCGCACACAATATAGTCAAATGCTGCAACCGTGCAGGCCTTGATGTAAGCGACATTGTGCTTGAGTCCCTTGCATCAGCGGAATCTGTTCTCACAAGAGAAGAAAAGGAACTCGGCACGGCACTCATTGATCTTGGTGGCGGAACCTCAGATCTGGCTGTTTTTGTGGGAAATCACATCAGACACACCTTCGTTCTCGCACTTGGCGGACACAACCTCACCAATGATATTTCAATAGGCCTGAGAGCACCACAGGCAGAAGCCGAAAGAATCAAGAAAAAATATGGAACTTGTATCGCACATGGTATAAGAAATGACGATATAATCGAAATACCGGATATGGCAGGAAGGCCACCAAGAAAACTCCCTCGCCAGATTCTTGGAGATATACTCGAACCGCGCGCTGAAGAGATATTCACACTGATAAAAAGGGAGCTCCAGCGTGCAGGAATGGAAAACACGATTACGGCCGGAGTGGTTCTCACCGGAGGATCTGCTCTTCTTGAAGGTGCGGCGGAAGTAGCTGAATCCATATTCAATCTCCCCACAAGGGTAGGAACACCAATTGGAATCAAAGGCCTTGTGGACGTAGTCGACAACCCAATGTACGCGACTGCGGTCGGTCTAGTACTTTGGGGCGCAAAAAACCAGACAGGGAAAAAATTCAGAATCAGGGACAATAATATATTCAACCGTATTCTCAGCAGAATGAGAAAATGGTTCAAGGATGCCCTTTAGAATTCATATAATATTGCTACGGTCAAAAAGGTTCACTTTCAGGAGGCGGATTTATGGTCCAGCAGGTTAATAGTAAGGCAGCGAAAATTAAAGTCATAGGCGTCGGCGGGGCGGGCGGCAACGCTGTTAACAACATGATCGACGCCCACTTGAGCGGAGTGAAACTCATTGTGGCCAATACTGATGCCCAGGCCCTCGAGAACTCCAAGGCGGAAATAAAAATCCAGATGGGTTCCCAGCTGACAGAAGGCCTTGGCGCAGGAGCAAATCCACAGATCGGGCGTGAGGCAGCGCTTGAAAGTGCTGATCAGA
Protein-coding regions in this window:
- the murB gene encoding UDP-N-acetylmuramate dehydrogenase translates to MHIDDQKKNELKGLFAEKISFEDSLSGFTSMGVGGPAEALLIPSETDEIIKAVHWCSSNKIEWCIIGGGTNIVIKDEGINGLVIAITKKLGGFTHENIEGASRIRIMAGTPLSKVCSWAAERGLKGLEFAAGIPGTFGGAVKMNAGTSAGWISDVLDSITVITADGEKKCLSGSEIESSYRKLRLKNVTGPGDICGSIIVEASIILKNGSADEIKAKIKKSMEERKAKQPLGYKNAGCIFRNPENNLPAGKLIELAGLKGAESGGAKVSELHANFIINTGEASAADIIALIDMVKTTVNEKFSVTLEPEVIVAG
- a CDS encoding cell division protein FtsQ/DivIB, whose amino-acid sequence is MSLVGFVLTLSAGFVFCHDIILQLPYFNIKNIDVTGMSRITRDFILEKTEINSGKNIMRVNPAKAKKILESETWIESAEVSMKMPDTVNINIKERAATALIDFDDFYIVDANGKVFKKLEDGDPDNLPIITGLAYQDTVDANSPGNALWNTVQDVLKKGSEKDAVIPVGQIKRISADYQMGINLSLNNGPLIKLGSTDLETKLERISRIIHNKNSRIDYSKIESINLQNINRIIVGFKKETPAEAEGKEV
- the ftsA gene encoding cell division protein FtsA, which codes for MQQGHGEIIVGLDIGTTKICAVVGETAGDEINIIGVGSHPSIGLKKGVVVNIESTVDSIKKAVEEAELMAGCEISSVYAGIAGGHITGFNSHGIIAIKGEEITENDVARVIEAARAVAIPMDREVIHVLPQEYIVDDQSGIQNPVGMAGVRLEAKIHVVTGAVASAHNIVKCCNRAGLDVSDIVLESLASAESVLTREEKELGTALIDLGGGTSDLAVFVGNHIRHTFVLALGGHNLTNDISIGLRAPQAEAERIKKKYGTCIAHGIRNDDIIEIPDMAGRPPRKLPRQILGDILEPRAEEIFTLIKRELQRAGMENTITAGVVLTGGSALLEGAAEVAESIFNLPTRVGTPIGIKGLVDVVDNPMYATAVGLVLWGAKNQTGKKFRIRDNNIFNRILSRMRKWFKDAL